DNA sequence from the Thermodesulfobacteriota bacterium genome:
ATGCTTGAACGGATGGGCGTCCATATCGACCGGGACAAATTGAGTCAGGTGAAACCGAAGAACGTCGCGGCCGTCATGGTGACCGCGGTCCTCCCCCCCTTTGCAAAGGTCGGAACGAGGGTCGATGTGACCGTCTCCTCCATCGGAGATGCCAAGAACCTCCAAGGCGGAACCCTCCTGCTCACCCCCCTTAAAGGCGTGGATCAGCAGGTCTATGCCCTCGCCCAGGGCCAGGTCCTGACCGGAGGCTTCGCCGCAGGTGGAGCGGCGGGAGGGGGCGTCCAGAAGAACCACCCGACCGTTGGGATGATCACCAAAGGGGCGCACATCGAGCGGGAGCTGCCCCAGAACTTGAACGGAAGGAAAGAACTCCTTCTCACCCTGTTCAATCCCGATTTTTCCACGGCCGTCAAGATCAAAGAGTCGATCAATCAGGTTCTGAACGGGCCTTATGCCCGGCCCCTCGATTCGGCCACCCTCTCCATCACCGTTCCCGATCCCTATCAGGAGAGGGTCGCCGAGTTGATCGCCCTGCTGGAGAAGGTGGAGGTCGTGCCGGATGCGGTGGCCAAGGTCATCATCAACGAAAGGACCGGCACGATCGTGCTCGGAGAGCATGTCCGAATTTCCACCGTTGCCATCGCCCATGGCTCCCTCCATATCCAGGTGAAGGAATCCTTCAACGTCTCCCAACCCCCTCCTCTCGCACCTCCGCCGCCCCGGGGCTCGGCCACGACCGTTGTTCCCCCGGAAGGGGGGATAGTGGTGGCACCCGGCGGTTCCACCGTGGTCACTCCTGAGTCGACCGTGACGGTGAAGGAGGAGGGTCAGCCCCTGAAGATTGTTCAGGGGGGGGTGAGCCTGGGGGAATTGATCCGTGCCCTCAATGCCATTGGCGCAAGCCCCAGGGATCTCATCTCGATCCTTCAAAGCATCAAGGCAGCCGGTGCGCTCCAGGCCGATCTTGAGATCCTATGAGGATCAAGAAGGGCGGACAAGATGCCGATAAATAAGATAAATGATGCCCCCATAGGACAGGGAGATCCAAAATTACAAGGTCCCCGGGAGAGAGATCCAAAGAAACTGGAACAGGCGTGCCGGGATTTCGAGGCCATCCTGATCCAACAACTTTTTAAGACGATGCGGCAGACCCTTCCTCGCTCGGGCCTCTTCGAGGCAGGCCAGGAGAGAGAGGTCTTCCAGTCCCTTTTCGACGAAGAGATCAGCAAGACGATCTCGAGAAGGGGGGAAGGATTGGGCCTGGGCAAGGTTCTGTATCAACAATTTATGAGGAGGGAGAGAGCGATCCCGCTGAGAAAGGAGGTTCAACCCCAGGATGGAAGAGTGGAGGAAGGAGGTCGATACCCTCTATCGCCTTCTCGACCAGGAGGTGTCCCATTATCGTCAGCTGATCGGAGAAGTGAAAGAGGAGGCCCGGTGTCTGAGGTCGGGCGACCCAGAGGCCCTGATTCGGTCGGTCAGGGTGATTGAGGATTGGACACATAAGATCCGAAACTTGGAAGAGGAGGTTCGGAAGAGGGCCCAAAAACTCCTTGGCTCCCTTGGGAAAGGCGGGGTGGACCATCCCCTTTCCTCCCTTCTGCCTCTTCTTCCACCGCCCCATCGAAGCAGGCTCTCCTCTTATCAAAAAGAGATCGATCACCTGAAGACTTGGCTCAAACAGATCAATGAACGGAATGTCATCTATATCCGCGACTGTCTGGACCTCCTTTCCAGTCTGATCAGACCGATGGTGGAGGGAGATGGGGCCTCGTCCCGTTACCCAGGCTATCGGCCCTTGAGGGCCACGGCTCCCATGGCCTTGAACCAGGAGGTGTGAGGATGAGCGGGATCCGGAACGTCATCGACATTGCCAAGGGGGCCCTCCTGGCCAACCAGAAGGCGATGACCGTGATCAGCCACAATATCGCCAATGTGAACACACCGGGTTATACCCGACAGAGGATGATCCTCGAGGCCAATCCTCCCTATTTTGCGAACCGGTTGAAGATCGGAATGGGGGTGAAGGCCGAATCGGTGGTCCAGTTCGTCGATCCCTTTGTGAACCGCAGCATCCATCAGAAAACCTCCCTCCTGAAGGAGCACGAGACCCGGGCCTCCGTCCTGTCTCAGATGGAGGTCATTTTCAATGAGACCAAGGGTCAGGGTTTGGTTCAGGCCCTGAACGAATTCTGGAACGCCTGGCAGGATGTGGCGAGCTCCCCCAACGGGATTTCCGAGAGGACCGCCCTCCTGGCCAAAGGGGAGGTGCTGACGAGGCAATTCCATGTGATGAGCGAATCCCTTCATCAGATGAAGAGCGAGATGAACACCAACCTGAAGATCTCTCTCCAGGAGGTGAACCAGCTGGTTCGGCAGATCGCAGAGCTGAATGAGAAGATCGTCTTTGCGGAGTCGAACCAGACGATGGCCAACGATCTGAGGGATCAGCGTTCCAGCCATCTGGAGAGGCTCTCCGAGTATTTAGGGAATGTCTATGTGACCGATGCGCACGGGGCCTGGACCGTGATGACCCCCGACGGGATGATCCTGGTCGACGGGAAGCATTACTGGCAGTTAAGGATGGAAGGGGATGCGATCTACTGGAACAACATCCCCAATGACATAAGCAAAAAAATTCAAGGGGGAAAGATCGGGGCCTGGCTCGATTTGAGGGATGATCTCATTCCGCAGACCATTGCCAATTTGGATGAGCTGGCCGGAGCCCTGATCCGGGAGGTCAATGCCTTGCACGTGAGAGGGTATACCCTTGGGGGGGAGACGGGGTTGAATTTCTTCGCCCCCTTCAAAGCCCCTCCGGAGACCCCTCACTTGAATGATTTTACGGGGGCGGCCTCCTATATCCGCTTGAGCGACGAGGTGAGAGGCCTGCCGGTCAATGTGGCGGCCGCCCGCGCTCCTGGCGCCCCGGGTGACAACGAGAATGCCTTGAGAATCGTCTCGCTCCAGACCGATGGGTCCCTCTCGCTTCGGCGATGGAACTACGCCCAACGGGGCCTCTCCATCTCGAGCACCCTCCAGATCGGCACCCTCGACGACTATTACCGGATGATGGTGGGCGAGATCGGCATCCTTGTGGACGAAGCCTCTGAGAACCATGATTTTACGAAGGCCCTGATGGATCACCTCACGGCCTTAAGGGATTCGGTCTCCGGTGTCAATCTCGAGGAGGAGATGGTGGAGTTGATGAAGATCCAGAGGGCCCACGAGGCGGCCTCCAAGCTGGTGACGATCACCGACGAGATGCTCCAGTCCCTCCTTGCCATGAGATAGAGGTGAGACGATGCGCGTGGCCACCCGATCGTTCTATCAATTCGTTCAGGAGAGGATCCTCAGGCTCACCGAGGAGCTGAAGCGGGTGAATGATAAGGTCTCTTCGGGGAAGAATCTGAACCGACCCTCGGATGATCCCCTTTCCCTCCTCGAATCGCTCAACCTCCGAACCGGCCTGGCCCAGATCGAGCAATATCAGAGGAACATGAGACGGGGGGAATCTTGGTTGAGTTTGAGCGAATCTGTCCTCACCCAGGCCCTTCTCCTGTTGGACCGCGCCAAAGAGATTGCGGTTCAGATGGCCAGTGACACGCAGACGGCCGAGACCCGATCCTTTGGAGCGACTGAAATCGATCACCTCCTCCATCAGGCGATCTCTCTGGGCAATACCAGACTGGGAGGGGCCTACATCTTTTCCGGGTATCGGACGGAGACAGCCCCCTTCGCCAAGATAGAGGCCGGCGGAGTCGAGACGGTCCAGTACCGAGGGGATGAGAACGATTTCCAGGTCATCATCGGCAGGGATGAGACTTTGACGATCGGGAAGAACGGTCAGCGGGTCTGGATGAACTCCGGGATCTTCGCCTCTCTCCTGAGGTTGAAACAGGCCCTCCAGACCAACGACAGAGAGGGAATCCGCCAGGAGATCGGGGAATTAGGAAGGGTGCAGGATTACCTCAATAACGAGGTGGCGGACATCGGGGCGAAGACGAACCGGCTCGATGGAAAGCGGGAGGTCCTCCACCAGCTCGATTTGGATCTGAAGGACCGCCTCTCCCAGATCGAGGATGCCGATTATGCGAAGGTGATCACGGAGTTGAGGGCGAAGGAACTGGCTTATCAGGCCGCCCTTCTTGCCTCGACGAGGATTGCCGAATTGACGATCCTCAATTATTTCAAATAGGCACACGATGTCGGATCAGGGTCTATTGGCCAGGGAAGGTGAGGGATGCTCCTTCTGACCCGCAAGGTCGGGGAATCGATCGTCATCGGCGAGCGGATCAAGATCCATGTCATCGAGATCAGGGGACAGCAGGTTCGTCTTGGAATTGAGGCCCCGACGGAGACTCCGGTGTTCCGCGAAGAGATCTTCCAAAAGATCGTTGAGGAGAACCGTCTGGCCTCAGGGGTCGAGCCTCACCACCTCCATCTTTGCCTCGGGAGAAAGGAGTAAACTCGGTTGCAGCTTTTTACGGACCGTTTCGGAATGATCGAAATCGCAGAGGATCAGATCCTCCATCTTCCCGATGGGATGATCGGTTTCCCTGACGAAAAGCGATTTGTCCTTTTAAAACACAGCGAGGAATCCCCCTTCCTCTGGTTCCAGTCGGTCGATAACGGCCACCTGGCCTTCGTCGTGACCGACCCCTTCTGGTTTCAACCCGACTACGATTTTGAGATCGATCCTCAAGAGGCCGAGGTTCTCGAGCTCAAAGGCCATCCCGAGGAGGTCCAGACCTTGGTGGTGGTCAATCTCCATCTCTCCAATGGCCCGCCCGTCATCACGGCCAACCTCCTTGGACCGATCGTCATCAATCTTCGGAAACGATTGGCGAAACAGCTCGTCCTCTACCGGAGCGCCTACTCTCACCGACACCCGATTCCGCTTCAAAGTAATCAAAAGCCCTGAAGGATCTTCGGATGATCCTCAGGGCTTTCCTTTAATTTTCAGAAAACCCATCGCTTTTCCAAAGGAGGAGGATGGGAGGAGAAGTTTTTTTGTGTCTTAAAGCAGATCGAGAAGAGACTCTTTTATAATCTTCTCGGCAAGGGCGTCCCTTTCCACATGGTAGCGGCCTTCCTCGATCTGTTTTTTCAGCTCCGCGACCCGCTCCGCCCGTATGTCAGGGGTGGATCGGAGGACCTCGTAAACCTTCTGCATCTCTTTCGAGCGGGCCGAGAACTCGACGCGATCTCCGGACAAGGGCTTGGCCTCCATTTCCCCGGCCTTGGAAGGCCTCTCCGGTGGAGGGGTGGATTGGGACTGAGGGACGTTCTGCAAAGGGTTCTTCTGATGAAGGTCTGATATTTTCATGCCTCGCTCCTTCCCGCTCAGATGAGATGTTCGTGGATGAACGATTTCGTCACCTCATACAGTTTATCCTTGAGGAATTTGTTCTCCTCGGGCGAGAGATACTCTTGGTATCCCCCATTGTTCTCAGAAAGGATTCTGAAAACCATCCCTTGGCCATCTTCTGAGGTGACATCAAGGGGCTTTCCGTACTCCTGGCTCAACCGGTTCAGGATGGCCTTCCCCGTTTCATTTCGTGGCGACCCGTTGACCAGCTGGGAGATGATCTCTTCGGCGATCTTGTCGATGATCAACATCTTTTTGCTCTCCTTGGAGATGGTCACCTCGTCC
Encoded proteins:
- the flgK gene encoding flagellar hook-associated protein FlgK yields the protein MSGIRNVIDIAKGALLANQKAMTVISHNIANVNTPGYTRQRMILEANPPYFANRLKIGMGVKAESVVQFVDPFVNRSIHQKTSLLKEHETRASVLSQMEVIFNETKGQGLVQALNEFWNAWQDVASSPNGISERTALLAKGEVLTRQFHVMSESLHQMKSEMNTNLKISLQEVNQLVRQIAELNEKIVFAESNQTMANDLRDQRSSHLERLSEYLGNVYVTDAHGAWTVMTPDGMILVDGKHYWQLRMEGDAIYWNNIPNDISKKIQGGKIGAWLDLRDDLIPQTIANLDELAGALIREVNALHVRGYTLGGETGLNFFAPFKAPPETPHLNDFTGAASYIRLSDEVRGLPVNVAAARAPGAPGDNENALRIVSLQTDGSLSLRRWNYAQRGLSISSTLQIGTLDDYYRMMVGEIGILVDEASENHDFTKALMDHLTALRDSVSGVNLEEEMVELMKIQRAHEAASKLVTITDEMLQSLLAMR
- the flgM gene encoding flagellar biosynthesis anti-sigma factor FlgM encodes the protein MKISDLHQKNPLQNVPQSQSTPPPERPSKAGEMEAKPLSGDRVEFSARSKEMQKVYEVLRSTPDIRAERVAELKKQIEEGRYHVERDALAEKIIKESLLDLL
- a CDS encoding flagellar protein FlgN produces the protein MEEWRKEVDTLYRLLDQEVSHYRQLIGEVKEEARCLRSGDPEALIRSVRVIEDWTHKIRNLEEEVRKRAQKLLGSLGKGGVDHPLSSLLPLLPPPHRSRLSSYQKEIDHLKTWLKQINERNVIYIRDCLDLLSSLIRPMVEGDGASSRYPGYRPLRATAPMALNQEV
- a CDS encoding flagellar assembly protein FliW, encoding MIEIAEDQILHLPDGMIGFPDEKRFVLLKHSEESPFLWFQSVDNGHLAFVVTDPFWFQPDYDFEIDPQEAEVLELKGHPEEVQTLVVVNLHLSNGPPVITANLLGPIVINLRKRLAKQLVLYRSAYSHRHPIPLQSNQKP
- the flgL gene encoding flagellar hook-associated protein FlgL produces the protein MRVATRSFYQFVQERILRLTEELKRVNDKVSSGKNLNRPSDDPLSLLESLNLRTGLAQIEQYQRNMRRGESWLSLSESVLTQALLLLDRAKEIAVQMASDTQTAETRSFGATEIDHLLHQAISLGNTRLGGAYIFSGYRTETAPFAKIEAGGVETVQYRGDENDFQVIIGRDETLTIGKNGQRVWMNSGIFASLLRLKQALQTNDREGIRQEIGELGRVQDYLNNEVADIGAKTNRLDGKREVLHQLDLDLKDRLSQIEDADYAKVITELRAKELAYQAALLASTRIAELTILNYFK
- the csrA gene encoding carbon storage regulator CsrA, yielding MLLLTRKVGESIVIGERIKIHVIEIRGQQVRLGIEAPTETPVFREEIFQKIVEENRLASGVEPHHLHLCLGRKE
- a CDS encoding flagellar basal body P-ring protein FlgI encodes the protein MKTTVVILTLLFFSALPAEAARLKDISAFKGVRTNPLFGYGLVVGLNGTGDGSGSEFTIRSIINMLERMGVHIDRDKLSQVKPKNVAAVMVTAVLPPFAKVGTRVDVTVSSIGDAKNLQGGTLLLTPLKGVDQQVYALAQGQVLTGGFAAGGAAGGGVQKNHPTVGMITKGAHIERELPQNLNGRKELLLTLFNPDFSTAVKIKESINQVLNGPYARPLDSATLSITVPDPYQERVAELIALLEKVEVVPDAVAKVIINERTGTIVLGEHVRISTVAIAHGSLHIQVKESFNVSQPPPLAPPPPRGSATTVVPPEGGIVVAPGGSTVVTPESTVTVKEEGQPLKIVQGGVSLGELIRALNAIGASPRDLISILQSIKAAGALQADLEIL